DNA sequence from the Capsicum annuum cultivar UCD-10X-F1 unplaced genomic scaffold, UCD10Xv1.1 ctg4767, whole genome shotgun sequence genome:
AGCAATCGAAGAACAACCAGGACCTACAGAAAGAATTCACAACATTTTAAGATAGTTGCGTAATCAGAACCAATTTATAGGTGTACTCAACATGGATATGTTTATATTTAGTTGGTCTGTGAAAAATATGCTCTAGAAAAAATTTTACGTATTGATAACGAGGAAATGAGATCTCTTTGCCACTTGaaattgaatagaagaaaatgaCTTTTCTCATATGTCTAGTACATAAAAATGAAGATCTCTTATAAAAAAGactataaaattgaaattttttttagtaaatgaCCTATAAAACCGATTCTTCCTAAAATAACAATATTAGTAATTCCAATAGTGTTTTAATGAAAAAGGTCAAAATGTTGGTTAGAGCAAGCTATatgaaattaaagaattaatatttgtaaaagaaaaaaagagttccGTCCATAAATGCAAGAAGATGTTTTCCCTTTTTGATCAAACAAACAAGTAAACTTTCAAACAGTATaacaaatatcaataaaaataagtttattgATAGTATAACACAATTTATAAACAAATGATGTATGTGTATACCGCCATTAAGCCAAAGAAGCAAAGGCAATGAATTTGGATTCTCAGCTTCAGTAAAGTAATAATACAAAGCACGACCAGCGGATTCATTGACAGTAACATAGCCACCATATTGCTGAAACTTCACTGACGGTTGTCCAGGCAATTTCTTGATCCAATCGTTTTCTTTTAGTCCATCCTGTGGAAGGATAACTttgtctatttctatattttcaagGGCTGCTTGTAAATAACTCTTTTCAATGGACGAATCCCTCTTTCGCTTAGCCTTGTTAAATTTACCAAGAACATCACTTTGCTTCTTTCCAAGACTTGAAGCAACAAAATGAGACGAAAAGAGGGtaaaaagaaagaagatggaAGTGAATCTTCCCATTGTTGTTTGTATGTCTTGTATTGAAAATGGGAGTCAGAGGAAGGCTATTTATAATGCAATTACGtgattatgagatttgatttgatcACATATGTGTGATATCCTCACCttaattattttcctattttttaaacAAGGTAGATTGGCAATTACTAGGACTAACTAAGGATAAATCTAATATGCCTaccaaatatataatttttgttagTCATTCTAGTGACTATAATTCAGAATTGATCTAATACAGTAATAATATGAATGACTACCAAAAATGAAATTATGTGGTTTGGGTAGCTACCAATCCTTACAAATGGTTaaagattttctttataaaatgaATTGTTATCCCTTTTTAGTCACAATACTTAAACAGAACCTTTTTTAGTAAAAAGGAGAGAAGGATCTTTTTAAATCCTATCCATCCCCCTTTGAAATACAATGTCAATGTATTATGTACTATGCTAGCCTTATACTAATTATTGCTTCACATTTACCACAAATATCAGCAGATTTAAACTAATACTTGTTTTTTTTTACCTGCAATAAAAACAGATTccaaaaaagattcaaaaaattaaaagagagacAAAGAGGGATGTCATAAACCAGCTCAAGTAACCGATAATGTTATGCTATATTAAACTTTGTATAAGAAAGCTCATAAAATGATTCTTAATTACACAAATAAAGAATGTGCTAGACTGATGATCGGTCTCCAGGAGGTAGTGTGCCAGAGAGGAAGTGAGAAATAAGGGAAAGGGCTCTAGCGGGTTGGAAACTTGGAACTTCATGTCCTGCCCCTCTTACTGTTGCAAATGTTAGACCTCCTTTATAtgtctcaacatatcctccaacctgcaatatatatatatatatatatatatccaaacaAAATAATTGATGTAGTTTTCATTAAGTTATAACATTGAGAAAATAGAGTCAAGTTTTATGGTGAGCAAAAGATGTTTGATGAGCAATGTTTGTTATTTTACCTCTCCTCCATATAACCAAGAGCGCCAAGGATTGTCAACTGTGAGGTTCATTGCTTGTATAGATCTCTTTGTAGAAGTTACAGTCACCCTTCCATCTGTATCACCACTGCATTTAATTTCCAAGTATAAATATATGTTAACATTTTGTTGTCAAATcatcagaaagaaaaaaaaaaagtagtataatgagaaataaaataaCCTAAAAATCCACACTCGAATGCCATTTGCCAAAGACTCCTTGAGGAGAGGAATTATAGTCTTAGGGCTGTCTTTCCAATTGTAAAAGAGTGAATCGCTGAAATAGAAATGAATTATGAGCATTGAAGCATAATGAAAATTGGAAATTGAACATGTAGTTACTTATTGTAGTGGTAAAAGATAAATGTGTTGGAGTGTTAATAACCTGCAAGATGTCCACTCATATTTGATGTTGGTAACATTGGCATGGAGTGCATCTTGAACATCCCGTCTGTTCAAGTAAGCATTGATGTAGTTGCCCGAGCAGGGGTCAAACTGATATGGCTGCATCAACATAACCCATTAactcgatatgaatatttttgcattattttatacGGGATAGAATGAGAATATTTGTAAAAATAAGAGCAAATTGAAGAGTTGTCCCACTTACTGACAGAATTTTTGGGTATTTCGTGAGATTTTCATCCTTGCAGAGGGGAGAATAAATGTTGTAGATGTCAAGATTCTTGAGATTGTTGTTGGTAATTTCAGCTGCCTCATTGCACTTGTTCTCGTTGTAGTTATCTTCATAACAATATTTTTTGATGTCAAGGTATGTCTGATCTGAAATTAGGGCATGAGATGCAAAGAATTCATAATTTCCTATGGTGTCTGTGTCATCATTGATCACTGCATTCCCAATCTGCAATTTGTAATCATCCATCAGTGGCGTGCAGCTTGCAAGTATAATTTAACTTATGTACACTGTAACAACTCCCTACTTAAATTAGAGATCACTTACAATTATTCCTTTAAGATTGATGAGAGTCCTGTTGGCTAACTTATTGTGGTGAAGAATTGCATGTGCCAACTGAGGTACATAATGTCCAGCATAGCTCTCACCAGAAATGTAAAAATCTCTATTCATGTACTCCGGAAATCTCTCGAGCCAATTGAGTAAAAATACAACATTATCATTAGCAGTTCTCCTATCACCAGTTGTATTGAGGTCACGGCTCATATTTGTATATGAAAATCCTACTCCAGCAGGAGACTCCAGGAACAACACATTAGCAGCTATTATTCAATTGGAAGAAATTAGTATTCAGAGGTACAGTAAAGTTACACAGCAAGGTTCATTTTAGTTTGTGTTTACCAACATTCCACGCATAATGATTCCTGTGTAATGTTTTGCCATCAATGTTAACTCTAAATGGTCCAAGTTCCTCCATGGCCCCATATGCAATAGACGAACAACCAGGACCTACAGAAGGATTCCAgataaaaaattagatttaataaCAATACTAGTGAATCCTATAGTGTGTTGATGAAATATATTACTTATTTTGCAGAGCAactgaaatgaaatgaaataattcaTGTAGTTGTTTTTCCCCctttagatgaaaaatatattttttgaaatcaaaGACCAAGAAATGAACATATTATTGACATGTCATATTCACTACGTAAACAGATGCCATGGCCGGGCCTAGAGGAAGTACAAGTGAGCAATTCAATATAACAAATGGTTTATATCAAAACCATATAGTATTACGCAAAATATAGACGAATGTTGTGTGTATATACCTCCATTCAACCAAAGCAGCAAAGGTAGTGACTTGGAATTCTCGGCTTCAGTAAAGTAATAATACAAAGCACGACCAGCAGATTCATTAACGGTGACATATCCACCATATTGTTGAAACTTCACTGGTGGTTGTCCAGGCAATTTATTTATCCAATCTTTTTCTTTAAGTCCATCCTGAGGAAGAATAACTTTGTCTAATTCTACATTTTCAAGGGCTGCCTTAAAATAACTTTTACTAATGGATGAAAACTTCTTTTGCTTGGCCTTGTAAAATTGGCCAAGAACATCACTTTGCTTCTTTCCAAGGCTTGAAGCAACAAAATGTGACGAGAAGAAGGTAAAAAGAAGGAAGATGAAAGTGAATTTTCCCATTGTTCTGTGGTCCTTTTTTTAACTATTGAAAAGTAGAGTTAGAGAAAGGGTATTTATTATGAAACTACGtgattatgagatttgattgtgaTATCATTTGGACATGTTAGTTATGATATAACTTGCTCTAATTATGCATGATTTCATGCCAGATATAATCATGATTTCCTCAACTTAATACTGAATAAATGGAATATTGTAAATGTTAAGAGTAAACAGACATTGCCTAAAATAAAGGAAGGAGAATTGTTTGTTGTTCAATTTGAGGAAggtatttgatttttaaagtaaaattaggaGATATAAATGATTTTCAGCCTATATTACTTAaccaaatattattattttttccaaaatccTACATTTTAAGGAATGTAATAATTACCTACCTCTctcctcaaattcaaattcatcaatcatgtaatcatggACGCGAGATGAGCTCTCATTTCAACTTTCCATTTATAGCATAAATACAATCAAGGATAACACATAAGTCCTTTAACTTGGTATGAAATTATATCTATGACTTCCAACTTTGAATGTGCACAAataggcacttaaacttgtataaagttgaacaagtagatacACATGTcttatgtggcataatacacatAGGACATCATGTAGGACAAGAATCGGCCATATAGGACGCTACATAGgacatatgtgtctacttgttcaactttatacaagtttaagtgtactcgtacacacccaaagttggaggtcatagatatAATTTAATATAAGTTAAAGGACATGCCTACAATCAAATATAATGACATTAAACAATCTGCCTATTATTAGTATTCCAAATGAATATTACTTgttattttatgaatattattatatatgtgtTGAATACTTCTATAATGTAAATTGAATGTATAAAATTTTGGatctaataaatatataagtttaattactatatattttttgccATGCATATTTTATCTTCCTTATTTTGAAGATCTGTATTTGCAATTTAACGTAATTCGAGGGATtgagttttaattacaaattatttATTCCTATAATTAAGTCATTCTCTCAGGGATAAAATCCGTTGGGATTTCTTACTATTCTAAAGGATAAATCCTTTTGGCCATAATTTTTTTACCACAATGGCCTAAATTTGATAATAAAGTTAATTTACATTGTAAACAGATTTACATTTTGACATTCTTAACCTTTTCTcccaaatttaaattttcctCCATTTATTCTACTAGCTATTTTCAACACATGATGGGGATTGAACATCTAACTTGTTTACttagtatttgttttttactTATTTGTGTGTTGACTTTGCATTTCAAAATTTTATCTAtacaaacaaagaagaaaaacattAAGTTATTCCATTTATTcgagtaattttattaatttaaaataatactaaccttccaaataatttaaaatttgttgGATATTTTTAGAATGATATATAAATGATTGAATGATAATTTAGAAACAATTTTATATGTCTTTTGCTGAACAGTTATTCCATTTGGTCACATTTTTAGAATGAGAATTTAgaatataaaatgattgaatatttttagaaaagtaaTTTTCCTTCACGTTTATTGACattctattttataatttatcaacagagaaatcaaattatttaaaattatgtaattagACAAGACAAATTGTTAAAATTTCTAATGATACAAATTcacttcaaaaatttatttctctaagtttttagctattttaaatcttgttgtgtatttttctaaaatttttaatacAAAGGATCGAGAATGTAGTAAATTCAAGGGAAAACCCATGTTTGTCCTCCTAAACTTGTAACGAAAACTCACTTTAGCCATTAAATTTAACATGTAGTTGTttaccccctccccccctcctCCCCCCTTtcaacaactttcaagtgaattaaatacaACCTCAAAATCACAATCTCACTCTCACAACTGAGAATGCTCTACATAGGTGCCATATCATTGCCACATCAGTGcttgtcattgccacgtaagaaattataattttagaaaaaaaaaaNNNNNNNNNNNNNNNNNNNNNNNNNNNNNNNNNNNNNNNNNNNNNNNNNNNNNNNNNNNNNNNNNNNNNNNNNNNNNNNNNNNNNNNNNNNNNNNNNNNNttatattatattatattatattatattatattatattatattatattatattatattatattatattatattatattatattacattatattatattatattatattatattatattatatcatatcatatcatatcatatcatatcatatcatatcatatcatatcatatcatattatattatattattttatattatatggcataccccagcctaagagatcctgttaatggtatcagagcctgtgaattttcatagtaaaCATGTTAAGTGGGGTGAAGTTTTTTAGCATAGGTATAAGGCTTTTATAattatggatatgggagaagttagtactaaaaatacaaaactcgaagaggtagatttacctcaagatat
Encoded proteins:
- the LOC107856439 gene encoding serine carboxypeptidase-like 40 yields the protein MGKFTFIFLLFTFFSSHFVASSLGKKQSDVLGQFYKAKQKKFSSISKSYFKAALENVELDKVILPQDGLKEKDWINKLPGQPPVKFQQYGGYVTVNESAGRALYYYFTEAENSKSLPLLLWLNGGPGCSSIAYGAMEELGPFRVNIDGKTLHRNHYAWNVAANVLFLESPAGVGFSYTNMSRDLNTTGDRRTANDNVVFLLNWLERFPEYMNRDFYISGESYAGHYVPQLAHAILHHNKLANRTLINLKGIIIGNAVINDDTDTIGNYEFFASHALISDQTYLDIKKYCYEDNYNENKCNEAAEITNNNLKNLDIYNIYSPLCKDENLTKYPKILSPYQFDPCSGNYINAYLNRRDVQDALHANVTNIKYEWTSCSDSLFYNWKDSPKTIIPLLKESLANGIRVWIFSGDTDGRVTVTSTKRSIQAMNLTVDNPWRSWLYGGEVGGYVETYKGGLTFATVRGAGHEVPSFQPARALSLISHFLSGTLPPGDRSSV